One genomic segment of Hymenobacter psoromatis includes these proteins:
- a CDS encoding ethanolamine ammonia-lyase subunit EutB yields the protein MSYRHTVGSRTYVFDDLKTLLARATPRRAGDELAGVAAATYEERVAAQYALADVPLRTFLHEALVPYEQDEVTRLIIDTHDAAAFAPIASFTVGELRDWLVSDGADGVMLAALAPGLTPEMAAAVSKLLRNQELIAVARRVEVVTRFRNTLGLRGHLATRLQPNHPTDDPRGIAASLVDGLLYGSGDAVIGINPATDNTRQVGDLLRMLDGVRQRYEIPTQTCVLCHVTTTLDLIKQGAPVDLAFQSIAGTEAANKSFGISLSLLREAHEATLALGRGTLGNNVLYFETGQGSALSASAHHGLDQQTCEARAYAVARRFRPLLVNSVVGFIGPEYLYDGKQIIRAALEDHFCAKLLGLPMGMDVCYTNHAEADQDDMDTLLTLLGVAGCNFIMGVPGADDIMLGYQSTSFHDALYLRQALGLRPAPEFAAWLVRQGIFDERGHQLPATAAHLLGQLPTALCA from the coding sequence ATGTCGTATCGCCACACTGTCGGCTCCCGCACCTACGTCTTTGATGACCTGAAAACGCTGCTGGCGCGGGCTACCCCCCGGCGCGCGGGCGACGAGCTGGCCGGCGTGGCCGCTGCCACCTACGAGGAGCGCGTGGCCGCCCAGTATGCCCTGGCCGATGTGCCGCTGCGCACTTTTCTGCACGAGGCGCTGGTGCCTTATGAGCAGGATGAGGTGACGCGCCTTATCATTGACACCCACGATGCGGCGGCGTTCGCACCTATTGCTTCCTTCACGGTGGGCGAGCTGCGCGACTGGCTGGTGTCGGACGGGGCCGACGGGGTCATGCTGGCGGCGCTGGCCCCCGGCCTCACGCCCGAAATGGCGGCCGCCGTGAGCAAGCTGCTGCGCAATCAGGAGCTGATTGCGGTGGCCCGGCGCGTGGAGGTCGTCACGCGGTTTCGCAATACGCTGGGGCTGCGCGGGCATTTGGCCACCCGCCTCCAGCCCAACCACCCCACCGACGACCCGCGCGGCATCGCGGCCAGCCTCGTCGATGGCCTGCTTTACGGTAGCGGCGATGCGGTTATCGGCATCAACCCCGCCACCGATAATACCCGGCAGGTGGGCGACCTGCTGCGCATGCTCGACGGCGTGCGCCAGCGCTACGAAATCCCAACCCAAACCTGCGTGCTGTGCCACGTCACGACTACCCTCGATTTGATAAAGCAGGGCGCGCCGGTGGACCTTGCCTTCCAATCCATCGCTGGCACTGAGGCGGCGAATAAGAGCTTTGGTATTAGTTTGAGTTTATTGCGAGAAGCCCACGAAGCCACGTTGGCGCTGGGCCGCGGCACGCTGGGCAATAACGTGCTATACTTTGAAACCGGCCAAGGGAGCGCGCTGTCGGCCAGTGCCCACCACGGCCTCGACCAGCAAACCTGCGAGGCGCGGGCCTACGCCGTGGCCCGGCGCTTCCGGCCGCTGCTGGTCAATTCGGTGGTCGGCTTCATCGGCCCCGAATACCTTTACGACGGCAAGCAGATTATTCGCGCCGCGCTGGAAGACCACTTTTGCGCCAAGTTGCTGGGCCTGCCGATGGGCATGGACGTGTGCTATACCAACCACGCCGAGGCCGACCAGGACGACATGGACACCCTGCTCACGCTGCTGGGCGTGGCGGGCTGCAACTTCATCATGGGCGTGCCGGGAGCCGATGACATCATGCTCGGCTACCAGTCCACTTCCTTCCACGATGCGCTGTACCTGCGCCAGGCGCTGGGCCTGCGGCCCGCGCCCGAGTTTGCCGCCTGGCTGGTGCGGCAGGGTATTTTTGACGAGCGCGGGCACCAGCTGCCGGCCACGGCGGCGCACCTGTTGGGCCAGCTGCCGACCGCCCTGTGCGCCTGA
- the eutC gene encoding ethanolamine ammonia-lyase subunit EutC has protein sequence MSDLPALPTPSPEPDPWAGLRAFTAARIGLGRSGTSVPLREALAFKLAHAHARDAVYSELNKELPVALGELGLPVLEVHSQAATRPDYLRRPDRGRQLDEAGRAHLADAAAGPCDVALVLADGLSATATNQHALPLLRRLVLALRGAGFRLGPLVLAEQARVALGDEVGQLLRARLVLVLIGERPGLSAPDSLGAYFTYGPRPGLTDEARNCVSNIRPGGLSYEAAADKLFYLLNEALRRQLSGVGLKDESGLLAEGG, from the coding sequence ATGTCCGACCTGCCCGCGCTCCCTACCCCTTCGCCGGAGCCCGACCCCTGGGCGGGCTTGCGTGCCTTCACGGCCGCCCGCATCGGGCTGGGCCGCAGCGGCACCAGCGTGCCATTGCGCGAGGCGCTGGCGTTTAAACTGGCTCACGCCCATGCCCGCGACGCGGTTTATTCGGAGTTGAATAAAGAACTGCCAGTCGCGTTAGGTGAGCTGGGTTTACCAGTGCTGGAAGTGCACAGCCAAGCTGCTACCCGCCCCGACTACCTGCGGCGCCCCGACCGCGGCCGGCAGCTCGATGAAGCCGGCCGCGCCCACTTGGCCGATGCCGCGGCGGGCCCTTGCGATGTGGCCCTGGTGCTGGCCGATGGCCTCTCGGCCACAGCTACAAATCAACACGCCCTACCCCTGCTGCGCCGACTAGTGCTCGCGCTACGAGGAGCCGGTTTTCGGTTGGGTCCGCTGGTGCTGGCCGAGCAGGCGCGCGTAGCCCTCGGCGACGAGGTGGGCCAACTGCTACGCGCCCGGCTGGTGCTGGTGCTCATCGGCGAGCGACCGGGTCTGAGCGCACCCGATAGCTTGGGTGCGTACTTCACCTACGGCCCCCGGCCCGGCCTCACCGACGAGGCCCGCAACTGCGTGTCGAATATCCGGCCCGGCGGCCTGAGCTACGAAGCGGCCGCCGATAAGCTCTTCTATTTACTAAACGAGGCGCTGCGGCGGCAACTCTCGGGGGTAGGGCTGAAAGATGAGTCAGGCTTGCTGGCCGAAGGGGGGTAG
- a CDS encoding DUF892 family protein: MADHQLLPLVKQGLAAMKTGSKIAAKATADIEDDATHEQLKAALKQGNETSKQWTARIDRAIEEAGGADELDNPVQEAHYEVSKRIRGKAKSDYTRDLGIITAGQLALHYWIASFGTMHAYAKRAGLSQTAQDMETCVNEAKQADEQHTQLAIHIMETA, translated from the coding sequence ATGGCAGACCACCAATTGCTACCCCTCGTTAAGCAAGGGCTAGCGGCAATGAAAACCGGCAGCAAAATAGCCGCCAAAGCTACCGCCGACATCGAAGACGACGCAACCCACGAGCAGCTCAAAGCGGCCCTGAAGCAGGGCAACGAAACGTCCAAGCAGTGGACAGCGCGCATTGACCGGGCCATAGAAGAAGCTGGCGGAGCCGACGAACTTGACAACCCCGTGCAGGAGGCTCACTACGAAGTCAGCAAGCGCATTCGCGGGAAAGCCAAGAGCGACTACACCCGCGACCTGGGCATTATCACCGCCGGCCAGCTGGCGCTACACTACTGGATTGCCTCCTTCGGCACCATGCACGCCTACGCCAAGCGGGCCGGCCTGAGCCAGACGGCTCAGGACATGGAAACCTGCGTGAACGAAGCCAAGCAAGCCGACGAGCAGCACACCCAGTTGGCCATCCACATTATGGAAACTGCCTAA